The Anopheles coluzzii chromosome 2, AcolN3, whole genome shotgun sequence genome window below encodes:
- the LOC120952066 gene encoding intermembrane lipid transfer protein Vps13 isoform X5 yields the protein MVFESIVADVLNRFVGEYVENLDKKQLKIGIWGGDVVLNNLILKQSALKELDLPVTTLYGHLGKLVLKIPWKNLYSAPVEAIVDKLYVLAVPNTDVRYNDEKEQRVAFEAKKAELARIEQAKKNEEEKEKVTPVADKSFAEKLTTQIVNNVQIKISDIHIRYEDTTTTGHPFAFGVTLSNLSVHTTDENWVQTLVSESVTKIYKMAQLEMLSVYMNCNTQLFQYSDPSEYRALFEASIASKTRQPVDYHYIFGPISSGACLEMTPNPELGDAPFSAPKIKLKLCMETLAIGITRVQFQNTMQLVEAFGRMMRAMPYRRYRPYGFGYKGNYKEWWHFAYTCILETEVRRRRRNWSWENMMRHRQNLRRYEEAFRQQLTAKKLTPEIVSRSEEYEKMLDLHNIVVIRQKVALEVEKEGKRQAEEQKAAGWFSSWWGGGAKKEEDTAGGDIKKQFEAAMTPAEKAKLFQAIGYQENDAPTELPEHYVAQILEFELNSLEVSIKSELSDKETVLNRVMLLELKNVICGVQQRPSAGAMKASLGMQELTISGLRQGEILPIMVKSQLEGSKTLLDVSFETNPEDKLCDQRVVVTSRPLQIVYDAETIIQLAKVFQTPRTATISQLTDAAAEKLVNIKERSATGLQYAIAKHPRLELNVEIMPSYIIVPHGGIFSSRESVLVLSLGKLLVQTEPRPINQRDVHTMHGEGIGQEEILSEIIRQSYDKFVLEVRDVQAIVATFDEDWQGTLRVNAVTELHLLEPTSFRISAHLCVIDDDPRLPKCKIFGVLPSVNVCVTEQRVLEVLSIVSSIPLPESNEQLQPAPIAKDSNVFSSSLSLLKYLDEKQVKLPKIHRPPEALNPADAVDGDVVQFTDMEIKFELHECSLTIFKMNGGGTGSSSSDVFATPTEEFSQSPVEQDYHPHKSVAFNVPYGGSVGSNQRKIIAFKVKQLEMTMVQRTYDLKVALKLGAVTLDQFRWRNEQERVLNVIQTPKYDNNDDYLFTVNYSNCKKNSPEFTTKYESVEQEVAIDFSTLLLLLHEDALNELIQLGNDFQMRMEAVAKKKESEANGLQPKDHFATIHEEESTATALLNAARERLPTILEDDGIVTSSTSKVSRKRQSIVDSIKVRVMAKLEDVTVELQNDKRSLAVLEVKNLTSSVIMKTSYTEIKLRLEDIVLTDTNPATIHSKILSIIGDDALHVQVILFDLDATSDYNSDNMRIEVVMGCARIVFLNWFVTSVLAFLDNFQAAQQRIKDASAAAAEAAKNNVVEAYTQATRMKLNIKVKAPIIIIPVDSKSLKAVAMDFGHLSITNNFKDIPTDHQHGPAVIDEMKIELKDMKLAKVEVSQTESSGESFSRYGSEDVSYGVVPDQGAVLSPTSFTLIMKRNLSSGWYRDHPDMDISGRLKAVELNFIATDYSVIMQILSKNMTEGQEEFKKPVKIEKSPTSPQVCYTNAVTTTADVNLSPDAKSNWTAVAKKAAAKPFGVDMAQLKASENKPSDKPLEPAKVDTFLKFSFQVDSINIKLFTAPGEGLAGFEVFYLSLQGRKLTDGSLNTAIVLCDIRLDDIRPNRENMLTRLMERRSQESSMDLSSVKDCDEEPPESSMAFPLRSMINITFNMKESDMFADVKVSSFNLILSVDFLLKLQQFLQPEELVEQKAIQAAEVEQTERLRRASTSAGPVSQQQEAGQITVILKIEQPDIILVEKMDDINCYALILNNEISLNVRLIGERQIIKGELKDLCLYYAEFNPERRNSTKHYVVRPCSISLNGSTPEGLGLHLSINCTEIELSVSPAVIELMNNALQTLTAKEQSRLDESATSNDCVDLWHVKEFDPDQYWFIQPELAEDALSLESMRTIEIKEEKCMIDIPCISLIVETGLGTNTIPMLYIKTSLEGSVANWSSDMKISSSLRLSMSYYNQALALWEYVIEPNVSEQPNGQITNIPWELTFDLEVDHHEDRSREPTTRMHIASRDSLEMTVTKTCLDVVQNLGKAFSEAIKRDGIIKSEIQAPYVVRNDTGQDVKVNLAASDFNIHRSHLTSTHLDELVAFEQSADEEQSIGSCIIMPNGRLQLQPKQHSFERSTILTVLDDKDTSKRMFVKVIVGDTDKELTLPVYKSDKRYFPLFRSTGQEAWGIISEVKIEHGCTVLVLRSIVQVYNHFTVPIDVFQFIDHEKYHIGEVRAGGYLNVPLYYLYNDSKELHFSMKGYHSSAQGISWKESPNSFELMKALQCDPIKTFEPFYINAVRQRQDVFYMISSNHTMLSACYEIHLRPPFMLRNALPIGLTISVAGCSVRRELDTGLVTSNESLSTASTVAGEDYLDYGEKLLRPGELLHLPTVKTSARSTTETSYIVARLVGYLDKDWSCTTDIPAQPPEFGVWTFNAYDSVEVMSLQLGVKYENRSDGLTLIVYCPFWMLNKTGLMLSYRKSSKTEKKELAGKTNYKANDENTNILYHPPEYEGPILFSFREKVFFGKKKAAIRVDTGEWSDKFSLDVAGSSGVVLCQANNMTYQIGVNNTLTHNSLTKQIVFMPYFVLINRANFDVEVQEHLRPGDPWTKVGVNECVPLWPKTEDNRMLKVKSCDLPEVTAPFKYTEVQCTLLQLRNRYGGINVDVHVTEGAIYITFTGYYPGDAPALLMNHTCEPFAFKEKGDVNGKILMPSQMVLHTWIDPAGERKIVWESGPKAQPIENDLRRDGISEFKSPTDGVIYWVSFLNGTQRVLLITDNCNIAYGVHSASRLDQVTQEVKLEIHGIGLSLVNNVKPTDLMYIGIASSGVIWEECKRSGRFRQMKIQETINMENQYQQYLRDQEVGTVASKSYQLDAESRIGIDFQNMILHKSTDRAIKRTFYPGLWVEMKSSSHQLQFHAKVNRIQIDNQLVDCIFPVVLAPVPPPKSVAATTEFKPFVEMSMVQRIIPHSNIKQFKYLRVLIQEFHVKVDLLFINEICEMISSEITETEAKRLFAEDLKLQTQPLHAHVAIQSQQEVKNFYDNLHLGPLKIHVSFSMAGSESKALPGILSTILQGVGVTLTDINDVVFRLAFFEREYQFLTQRQLVSECVTHYSGQAVKQLYVLVLGLDVIGNPYGLVVGFTKGVEDLFYEPFQGAIQGPGEFAEGLVLGVKSLFGHTVGGAAGAVSKITGAMGKGLAALTFDDDFQKKRRDAMNKKPASLQEGIARSGKGLVMGVFDGVTGVFTKPISGAKEEGVEGFFKGLGKGAVGLVARPIAGVTDFASGSFDAVKRATELSDEAIRLRPPRYLHKDGIVRPYNRKEAEGCKLLSPSGHTNGRKS from the exons ATGGTGTTCGAAAGCATCGTCGCCGACGTGCTGAACCGATTCGTCGGGGAGTATGTGGAAAACTTGGACAAGAAGCAGCTGAAAATTGGCATCTGGGGTG GCGATGTCGTGCTCAACAATCTCATCCTGAAGCAGAGTGCTCTCAAAGAGCTCGACCTACCAGTGACAACGTTGTACGGGCATCTGGGGAAGCTGGTGCTGAAAATCCCCTGGAAAAATCTCTACAGCGCCCCGGTGGAAGCGATCGTAGATAAGCTGTACGTGCTGGCCGTGCCCAACACGGACGTGCGCTACAATGACGAAAAGGAGCAGCGCGTTGCGTTCGAGGCGAAGAAGGCGGAGCTGGCCCGCATCGAGCAGGCGAAGAAAAACGAGGAAGAGAAGGAGAAGGTAACCCCGGTGGCGGACAAATCGTTCGCGGAAAAGCTGACCACCCAGATCGTGAACAATGTGCAGATCAAAATATCGGACATCCACATCCGGTACGAGGACACGACCACCACCGGGCACCCGTTCGCGTTCGGCGTGACGCTGAGCAATCTGAGCGTGCACACCACGGACGAGAACTGGGTGCAGACGCTGGTGTCCGAGTCGGTGACGAAAATTTACAAGATGGCCCAGCTGGAAATGCTTTCGGTGTACATGAACTGCAACACGCAGCTGTTCCAGTACTCGGATCCGTCCGAGTACCGGGCGCTGTTCGAGGCCTCGATCGCGTCCAAAACGCGGCAACCCGTCGACTATCACTACATCTTCGGACCGATCAGTTCGGGCGCTTGTCTCGAGATGACGCCGAACCCGGAGCTGGGCGACGCACCGTTCTCGGCGCCCAAGATCAAGCTGAAGCTGTGCATGGAAACGCTGGCCATCGGCATCACGCGGGTACAGTTCCAGAACACCATGCAGCTGGTGGAAGCGTTCGGGCGCATGATGCGCGCCATGCCGTACCGCAGGTACCGGCCTTACGGGTTCGGCTACAAGGGCAACTACAAGGAGTGGTGGCACTTTGCCTACACCTGCATCCTGGAGACGGAGGTGCGGCGCCGCAGGCGGAACTGGTCATGGGAAAACATGATGCGCCATCGACAGAACCTGCGCCGGTACGAGGAAGCGTTCCGGCAGCAGCTGACCGCCAAGAAGCTGACGCCCGAAATTGTGAGCCGCAGCGAGGAGTACGAGAAAATGCTCGACCTGCACAATATCGTCGTGATTCGGCAGAAGGTGGCGTTGGAGGTGGAGAAGGAAGGGAAGCGGCAGGCGGAGGAACAAAAAGCTGCCGGGTGGTTCAGCTCCTGGTGGGGCGGAGGTGCTAAAAAGGAGGAGGATACGGCCGGTGGTGACATTA AGAAGCAGTTCGAAGCGGCAATGACGCCGGCGGAAAAGGCCAAACTGTTCCAGGCCATCGGCTATCAGGAAAATGATGCGCCGACCGAGCTGCCGGAACACTACGTCGCTCAGATACTGGAGTTTGAGCTGAACTCGCTGGAAGTCTCGATAAAGTCCGAGCTGTCGGATAAGGAAACCGTGCTGAATCGTGTAATGCTGCTTGAGCTGAAGAACGTGATCTGTGGCGTACAGCAACGGCCCTCCGCGGGCGCTATGAA GGCCTCGTTGGGCATGCAGGAGCTTACCATTTCCGGCCTACGGCAGGGCGAAATACTTCCCATCATGGTAAAATCCCAACTGGAAGGGTCCAAGACGCTGCTCGACGTGTCGTTTGAGACGAACCCGGAAGATAAGCTATGCGATCAGCGGGTCGTGGTCACTTCCAGACCACTGCAGATTGTGTACGATGCTGAAACCATCATTCAGTTGGCCAAAGTGTTCCAAACTCCGCGAACGGCTACAATTTCGCA GTTAACGGATGCCGCCGCCGAAAAGTTGGTAAATATCAAGGAGCGTTCGGCGACGGGCTTGCAGTACGCGATCGCCAAACACCCGCGGCTGGAGCTAAACGTTGAAATCATGCCCAGCTACATCATCGTGCCGCATGGGGGCATATTTTCCAGCCGCGAATCGGTGCTGGTGCTCAGTTTGGGCAAGCTGCTGGTTCAAACCGAACCGCGACCAATCAACCAGCGCGACGTCCACACCATGCACGGCGAGGGCATCGGGCAGGAGGAAATTCTGTCGGAAATCATCCGCCAAAGTTACGACAAGTTTGTGCTGGAGGTGCGCGATGTGCAGGCGATCGTGGCCACCTTCGACGAGGATTGGCAGGGCACGCTGCGGGTGAATGCGGTGACCGAGCTGCATCTGCTAGAGCCCACCTCGTTCCGCATCTCGGCCCATCTGTGCGTGATCGATGACGATCCTCGGCTGCCGAAGTGCAAAATATTCGGTGTGCTACCATCGGTGAACGTCTGCGTTACCGAGCAGCGGGTGCTGGAGGTCCTGTCGATTGTCAGCAGCATCCCACTGCCCGAGAGCAACGAGCAGCTGCAACCGGCCCCGATCGCGAAGGACTCGAACGTGTTCAGCTCCAGCCTGTCGTTGCTGAAGTATTTGGATGAAAAGCAGGTAAAGCTGCCGAAAATTCATCGCCCACCGGAGGCACTGAATCCAGCCGACGCTGTTGATGGGGACGTAGTGCAGTTTACTGATATGGAAATCAAGTTCGAACTACACG AATGTTCTCTTACTATTTTCAAAATGAATGGTGGTGGAACCGGCAGCAGCTCGTCGGATGTGTTTGCAACACCGACCGAAGAATTCTCACAGTCTCCGGTGGAGCAGGACTACCATCCGCACAAAAGTGTGGCCTTCAACGTGCCCTACGGCGGCTCGGTTGGTAGCAATCAGCGTAAAATAATTGCTTTCAAAGTGAAGCAGCTGGAAATGACCATGGTACAGCGTACGTACGATCTGAAGGTAGCCCTGAAGCTTGGTGCCGTCACGCTGGACCAGTTCCGCTGGCGCAACGAACAGGAGCGCGTGCTGAACGTCATCCAAACGCCCAAGTacgacaacaacgacgacTATCTGTTCACCGTCAACTACAGCAAT TGCAAGAAAAACAGCCCCGAATTCACGACGAAGTATGAATCGGTGGAGCAGGAGGTGGCCATCGACTTTTCCaccctgctgttgctgctgcacgagGACGCACTGAATGAGCTGATTCAGCTCGGTAACGATTTTCAGATGCGAATGGAAGCGGTGGCCAAGAAGAAAGAGTCGGAAGCAAACGGCCTACAGCCGAAGGATCACTTTGCAACGATACACGAGGAGGAAAGCACAGCCACTGCTCTGCTAAATGCGGCACGCGAAAGATTGCCCACGATATTGGAGGACGATGGTATTGTGACCAGCAGTACTAGCAAAG TTTCTCGTAAACGTCAATCAATTGTAGATAGTATCAAAGTCAGGGTGATGGCAAAGCTGGAGGATGTCACGGTGGAGCTGCAAAATGACAAGCGATCTTTGGCCGTGCTCGAA gtCAAAAACCTAACGAGCAGTGTTATCATGAAAACCTCCTACACGGAAATAAAACTGCGGCTAGAGGATATAGTCCTTACCGACACCAATCCAGCTACCATACACAGTAAAATACTGTCCATCATCGGTGACGATGCACTGCACGTGCAGGTGATACTGTTCGATCTGGACGCCACCTCAGACTACAATTCCGACAACATGCGTATCGAGGTGGTGATGGGATGTGCACGGATCGTGTTCCTCAACTGGTTCGTGACGTCCGTGCTTGCATTCTTGGACAATTTCCAAGCAGCTCAGCAACGCATCAAAGACGCGAGCGCTGCCGCAGCCGAAGCGGCCAAGAACAATGTCGTCGAAGCGTACACGCAGGCCACTCGTATGAAGTTGAACATTAAGGTGAAAGCTCCGATCATCATCATACCGGTCGATTCGAAAAGCTTGAAAGCGGTTGCGATGGATTTTGGCCACCTGAGCATAACCAACAATTTTAAGGATATTCCGACGGACCACCAGCACGGACCCGCGGTCATCGATGAGATGAAAATCGAGCTAAAGGATATGAAGCTAGCGAAGGTGGAGGTTTCGCAAACGGAATCGAGCGGGGAATCCTTTTCGCGGTACGGTTCCGAGGACGTATCCTATGGAGTCGTGCCGGATCAGGGAGCAGTGCTTAGTCCGACTAGCTTTACGTTGATTATGAAGCGGAACCTCTCCTCCGGTTGGTATCGGGATCATCCAGACATGGACATTTCAGGACGACTAAAAGCGGTTGAG CTGAACTTCATAGCCACCGATTACAGCGTGATAATGCAGATTTTATCTAAGAATATGACTGAAGGACAGGAGGAATTCAAGAAAccagtgaaaattgaaaaatcgcCCACTAGTCCACAAG TGTGCTACACTAACGCTGTTACTACAACTGCCGATGTAAATCTGTCGCCTGACG CGAAATCAAACTGGACGGCAGTGGCTAAAAAGGCAGCGGCTAAACCGTTCGGTGTGGATATGGCACAATTGAAAGCGTCAGAAAACAAACCGTCCGATAAGCCACTTGAGCCGGCAAAAGTGGACACTTTCCTTAAGTTTAGCTTCCAAGTGGATAGCATCAACATTAAACTTTTCACAG cTCCTGGTGAGGGTTTGGCAGgatttgaagtgttttacttGTCCTTGCAAGGAAGGAAGCTTACAGACGGCAGCTTAAacacagcaatagtgctttgCGATATCAGGCTGGACGATATTCGACCAAACCGTGAAAATATGCTCACCAGGTTAATGGAACGTCGATCGCAAGAATCTTCGATGGATCTGTCCAGCGTGAAAGATTGTGACGAGGAGCCGCCGGAATCATCGATGGCGTTTCCCTTACGTTCGATGATTAACATCACCTTCAACATGAAGGAAAGCGATATGTTTGCGGACGTGAAAGTGTCCAGCTTTAATTTGATCCTTTCGGTGGACTTTCTGTTGAAGCTACAACAGTTCCTGCAGCCCGAAGAGCTGGTTGAGCAAAAAGCGATCCAAGCGGCAGAAGTCGAACAAACGGAACGTTTGCGACGCGCTAGCACATCCGCTGGTCCGGTCAGCCAACAGCAAGAAGCTGGACAAATTACGGTAATTCTGAAGATCGAACAGCCGGACATTATTTTGGTGGAGAAAATGGATGACATCAACTGTTACGCACTGATACTGAACAACGAGATATCGCTAAACGTTCGGCTAATAGGGGAGCGTCAAATCATTAAGGGAGAGCTGAAGGATCTTTGCCTGTACTACGCAGAGTTTAATCCAGAACGACGCAACTCTACGAAGCACTACGTTGTACGCCCATGTTCCATTAGCTTGAACGGTTCGACCCCTGAGGGGCTTGGTTTGCATTTGAGCATAAACTGCACGGAAATAGAACTCTCCGTATCGCCGGCAGTGATCGAGCTCATGAACAATGCGCTCCAAACTCTAACCGCTAAGGAGCAGTCAAGATTAGACGAATCGGCAACATCGAACGATtgtgtggatttgtggcaTGTGAAAGAGTTCGATCCGGACCAGTATTGGTTCATTCAACCAGAGCTGGCTGAAGACGCGCTGAGCTTGGAATCGATGCGAACGATCGAGATCAAGGAGGAAAAGTGCATGATTGACATACCGTGCATCTCGCTGATTGTGGAAACTGGTCTCGGTACGAACACAATTCCAATGCTGTACATCAAGACAAGCTTGGAAGGATCGGTAGCCAACTGGAGCTCGGACATGAAGATAAGTAGCTCGCTGCGCTTGAGTATGTCGTACTACAACCAGGCGCTTGCGCTGTGGGAGTACGTCATCGAACCTAACGTAAGCGAGCAGCCGAATGGTCAAATAACGAATATTCCTTGGGAGCTAACGTTTGATCTGGAGGTGGACCACCACGAGGACCGGTCGCGGGAGCCGACCACGCGAATGCATATCGCTTCCAGGGACAGTCTGGAAATGACGGTCACCAAAACCTGCCTCGATGTGGTGCAGAATCTTGGCAAAGCGTTTTCGGAAGCTATCAAGCGGGATGGAATAATAAAATCGGAAATACAAGCCCCGTACGTAGTGCGCAACGATACAGGCCAGGATGTGAAGGTAAATTTGGCTGCCAGTGATTTCAACATCCACCGGTCCCATCTTACCTCCACGCACCTGGACGAGCTGGTTGCATTTGAACAGTCGGCTGACGAGGAACAATCGATAGGCAGCTGCATTATAATGCCGAACGGGCGCTTGCAGCTGCAACCGAAGCAGCACAGTTTCGAACGCAGCACGATCCTCACGGTGCTGGACGATAAGGACACGAGCAAGCGCATGTTCGTGAAGGTGATCGTTGGCGACACGGACAAGGAGCTGACGTTGCCGGTGTACAAGTCCGACAAACGGTACTTCCCGCTCTTTCGTAGCACGGGCCAGGAGGCGTGGGGCATTATTTCAGAGGTGAAAATCGAGCACGGCTGTACCGTGTTGGTGTTGCGTAGCATCGTACAGGTGTACAATCACTTTACCGTCCCGATAGACGTGTTCCAGTTTATCGACCACGAAAAGTATCACATCGGTGAGGTGCGGGCCGGCGGATACCTGAATGTACCACTGTACTACTTGTACAACGACTCGAAGGAGCTGCACTTCTCCATGAAAGGCTACCATTCCTCGGCACAAGGCATCAGCTGGAAAGAGTCGCCAAATAGCTTCGAGCTAATGAAGGCGCTCCAGTGTGATCCGATCAAAACGTttgaaccattttacatcAAT GCTGTTCGCCAACGCCAAGATGTGTTCTACATGATATCGTCCAACCATACCATGCTGAGTGCTTGCTACGAAATTCACCTGCGCCCTCCATTCATGCTGCGCAATGCTTTACCAATCGGGCTGACCATTTCCGTTGCCGGATGCTCGGTGCGCCGTGAACTGGACACTGGTTTGGTAACGAGCAACGAAAGTCTTTCCACCGCCTCAACGGTTGCCGGAGAAGATTATTTGGATTATGGTGAAAAGCTGCTTCGTCCCGGGGAGTTGCTTCATCTGCCGACGGTGAAAACCTCGGCACGTTCGACAACGGAAACTTCCTACATTGTGGCAAGG CTCGTTGGCTATTTGGACAAGGACTGGTCGTGCACAACAGATATACCCGCTCAGCCGCCCGAGTTTGGTGTTTGGACCTTCAATGCGTACGATTCTGTAGAGGTTATGTCCCTGCAACTTGGAGTAAA GTATGAAAATCGTTCCGACGGTTTAACCTTGATCGTATACTGTCCATTCTGGATGCTGAACAAGACCGGACTAATGCTGAGCTATCGG AAATCCAGCAAAACAGAGAAGAAAGAATTAGCCGGTAAAACGAATTACAAG GCCAACGACGAGAATACCAACATACTGTACCATCCGCCCGAGTACGAGGGCCCGATACTGTTCTCCTTCCGCGAGAAGGTATTCTTCGGCAAAAAGAAGGCAGCGATCCGCGTCGACACCGGGGAGTGGAGCGACAAATTCTCGCTCGATGTGGCCGGCTCGAGCGGCGTCGTACTGTGCCAAGCTAACAACATGACCTACCAGATCGGCGTTAACAACACGCTGACGCACAATTCGCTCACGAAGCAGATCGTGTTCATGCCCTACTTTGTGCTGATCAATCGGGCAAACTTTGACGTCGAGGTGCAGGAACACCTGCGACCGGGAGATCCGTGGACGAAGGTCGGCGTGAATGAGTGCGTGCCGCTGTGGCCGAAGACGGAGGACAATCGCATGCTGAAGGTGAAGAGTTGCGATCTGCCGGAAGTGACGGCACCGTTCAAGTACACCGAGGTGCAGTGCACGCTGCTGCAGTTGCGCAACCGGTACGGTGGTATCAACGTGGACGTGCACGTTACGGAGGGGGCCATCTACATCACGTTCACCGGCTACTATCCCGGGGATGCGCCCGCACTGCTAATGAACCATACCTGTGAGCCGTTCGCTTTCAAGGAGAAGGGTGACGTGAATGGGAAAATACTGATGCCGTCCCAGATGGTGCTGCACACCTGGATCGATCCGGCCGGGGAGCGCAAGATCGTGTGGGAAAGTGGCCCGAAAGCTCAGCCGATCGAAAACGATCTTCGGCGCGACGGTATCAGCGAGTTCAAATCCCCGACGGATGGCGTTATCTACTGGGTATCGTTTCTGAATGGTACGCAGCGCGTGCTGCTCATCACCGATAACTGTAACATTGCATACGGCGTCCATAGCGCTAGCCGGCTAGATCAGGTGACGCAGGAGGTAAAGCTGGAGATACACGGCATCGGGCTGTCGTTGGTCAACAATGTCAAACCGACCGACCTGATGTACATCGGTATCGCCAGCTCCGGCGTGATCTGGGAGGAGTGCAAGCGATCGGGCAGGTTCCGCCAGATGAAGATACAGGAAACGATCAACATGGAAAATCAATATCAGCAGTATCTGCGCGACCAGGAGGTGGGCACGGTGGCAAGCAAGTCCTACCAGCTGGATGCGGAGTCGCGCATCGGCATCGACTTCCAGAATATGATCCTGCACAAATCGACCGATCGGGCGATCAAGCGCACGTTCTATCCGGGGCTCTGGGTGGAGATGAAATCGTCCAGCCATCAGCTGCAGTTCCACGCGAAGGTTAACCGCATTCAGATCGACAACCAGCTGGTCGATTGCATATTCCCCGTCGTGCTGGCACCGGTTCCGCCGCCCAAGAGCGTGGCGGCGACGACCGAGTTCAAGCCGTTCGTCGAGATGAGCATGGTGCAGCGCATCATTCCGCACTCGAACATTAAGCAGTTCAAGTATCTGCGCGTGCTAATACAGGAGTTCCACGTGAAGGTGGATCTGCTGTTCATAAATGAAATCTGCGAAAtgatcagcagcgaaatcacCGAAACGGAAGCG AAACGACTGTTTGCCGAGGATCTGAAGCTTCAAACGCAACCGCTGCACGCGCACGTTGCCATTCAGTCGCAGCAGGAGGTGAAGAACTTTTACGACAACCTTCACCTGGGGCCACTCAAAATTCACGTCAGCTTCTCGATGGCTGGCTCCGAATCGAAGGCACTGCCCGGCATCCTGTCGACGATTCTGCAGGGCGTTGGCGTAACGTTAACCGACATCAACGATGTCGTGTTCCGGCTGGCGTTCTTCGAGCGCGAATATCAGTTCCTCACCCAGCGGCAGCTCGTCTCGGAGTGCGTGACACACTACAGCGGGCAGGCGGTTAAGCAGCTGTACGTGCTGGTCCTGGGACTGGACGTGATCGGCAATCCGTACGGGCTGGTGGTTGGTTTTACCAAGGGCGTCGAAGATCTGTTCTACGAACCGTTCCAGGGAGCGATACAAGGGCCGGGCGAGTTCGCCGAGGGCCTCGTGCTCGGCGTAAAGTCTCTGTTCGGGCATACGGTTGGCGGAGCGGCCGGTGCCGTTTCAAA AATAACTGGTGCCATGGGCAAGGGTTTGGCGGCGTTGACGTTCGACGACGATTTCCAGAAGAAGCGCCGAGATGCGATGAACAAAAAACCGGCCAGCCTGCAGGAAGGCATCGCTCGCAGCGGCAAGGGCCTGGTGATGGGCGTGTTCGACGGTGTTACGGGAGTGTTTACCAAACCGATCAGTGGCGCTAAGGAGGAGGGCGTCGAGGGATTCTTCAAGGGTCTGGGCAAAGGTGCGGTGGGGTTAGTTGCTCGACCGATAGCGGGAGTGACCGATTTCGCTAGTGGCAGTTTCGACGCGGTCAAGCGTGCAACGGAACTGTCCGATGAAGCGATACGCTTGCGTCCTCCCCGCTACCTACACAAGGACGGCATTGTTCGGCCGTACAATCGGAAGGAAGCGGAAGGCTGTAAGCTGTTAAG